From Brassica rapa cultivar Chiifu-401-42 chromosome A06, CAAS_Brap_v3.01, whole genome shotgun sequence:
AAGGCTAAAGTTTATTGGAAAAATGTTTGTTATCCTAAAGAAAAGTGTGGTTTGGGGCTTCGTCGACTCAGAGATACCTCACGTGTATTTTCCTTGAAACTCATATGGCGTTTATTTTCTCAGTCAGGCTCGTTCTGGATGGCATGGACAAGAAAGTATCTACTCAAGAACGGCACATATTGGGATGCAAAGGACAGTGGTTTTGGTTCATGGACTTGGCACAAGTTGTCGAAGCTGCGAACTTTTTGGCCTATGAATTTCTACGGTTTGAAATTCAAAATGGAAAATCAGCATCCTTTTGGTTTGATGACTGGCTTGGCATGGGGAAGCTATTGGACATTATAGCTGATCTGGGAACTCGTTATCTTGGTGTTTTGTGTTCAGCTACTTTTGCAGATCATGCTGGTGATGAGTCCTCTTGGAAGATTCGAGCTAGAGTACAGCGTTGATATCCTGGATTATATGCCAAGATTACTACCGTAACCCTTCCTGACATGCATGCTGGTGCAGACAGGGTACTGTGGAAGAATGATAAGGAAGTCTACACATATAGTTTCTCCACAACAATGACTTGGAACTCTCTGAAAAGCAAGAAAGACAAGGTAATCCGGCGACACCTGGTGTGGTTTAGTCATGTGATTCCTCGCCAATCTTTTATTCTCTGACTGGCTTTCCAAAACTGTCTGTCTACAGGAGACAGAATGAGGACATGGGGTATCGACCAAGGATGCATGCTATGCGATGAAAGAGATGAGACAAGGGACCGTTTATTCTATGCATGCCCTTTTTCATTTACTGTCTGGTTGAATATTGCAGGGAAATTGCTAGGTGGATGCTATTACCCATGACTGGGATGAAACAGTAGCCACAATCTTACATCCTTCACATAGTAGGATCGATACAGTGTTGAAGAGATTGACATTCCAGACAGTTACTTAAGGCGTCATGGGGGAAACTGGACATTGACAGAGGCAATCACGCATACCATTGATAAGCTGATACACAATCGTATCTCCTCTCTTCGCTATGCAAGGGATCATCGATTGGAGGTATTGATGCGAAGATGGTTTGAACTAAGTGTAGAATAATACGATGGTCACtcattctttaatttttttcaatagaTTCGCATACATAAACTTTGCTCCATAAATGTTTCAtcttttgatcaataaattttgaTCAGTAAATTTGATATtcaatcaaaataataataataataattagacTGTGTGATTCTTATTTAATCCTCTTATTATGATCTCTGcctgttattatatattttgacaaAGTTCATTATCATAATATATCATCACATATCTGTAAATAATGAAATTTTTAATCTCCTCTATGATTATCGACCAAAACTTATACTGATTCTGGTTGTATATAAGTATAAACGAAAATAAATTTCAACTTGAGAGTCTTTAATTAGTTTCACAAGAATTATTATATAAGGCAaactaataatatatttcaaCTTGAGTGTCAGAGTTCATGCGGTTCCATCATTTGGTTACGCGATGTAGGAACATAGTTGTACTCTTATTTTCATTTGGTAGTGCGCTTCTTCTCAACTAAATCACGTGGAAATTAGACAAAAGGATTTTGGGCAGATGCGTATTATTAGTGTATCCAGCATCCAGTACAATATAGTAAATGAATTAATGAGATATAAATGCATGGAAACTTGGGAAAGTAGTATAACACTAGGGGCTACCAATGTTGTTTGATATGAAGTGGAAATAACGCGTTTGCTAATGGTTATGAACTTATGATTAATATTATCTCACATGGACCACCTTGCTGTTCTTCATCATGAAGAGTCAAGTCAAATCCAactcatatttttcttttcagatACTTAAACTGCGCACATCAAATGGCAAAAGCTATATTAGAGTTCGGATGTGATCGCCAAACTATGTTTAAGAGGAAACTAATTGAGCAAAAAGAACCCGACATGCGCACGTCACGTCTATTCATGTTACATATTTCGTTTATATGGTCACCTGGGACATTTAAAACTGATTTAAAACTACACTTTACAGTCATTAGAACACAAAACGCATAGGTAATGTGCTATAGAGCAAGGATTAATATgacaattttaataattaccaaaaaagaagaagaataggaAAAACAACATACACATCATAATTTACAAATTAAAGTTGTAAATAAGTAACGAGTACAAGAATCTTAAATATTCAAACTGAGGACACATGGGATGTTTGGGAAGGATTTCTTCAATTAGATATCAGGAGGGTTACcgaaaaatcttttcaaaaccTAACAAATATTAACAGCCTTAAGATCTCAGTTCCCTTACTTTAACTCTTTTATAAACAAGGACCCAACTTATGTCTCTCATGTGACCAACACCACATCCTCATTTGACCTGTCATTGGTCTGACCTTGTCTTCCTCCACAAAGCTAAATAGAAAGAATTAAACActaataatttgaaattatatccCACGTGTCAACATATTGTTGGGCTTTGTGAACCAACTAAACAACACATAAAAACACAAAGGCATTACATAACCATCATTTGCACCAAGAGAATAATCAAAATTCCATATAACCAGAggcaaaaaaagaaataaaaatacaaatggCAAAGGAGGGTTTAGGACTTGAGATTACAGAGCTAAGATTGGGGCTTCCAGTAGATAACAACGGTGAAAGATTAGTTAGCGGATCGAAGAAGACAAAGAGGGTGTTCTCGGagatgatgatatcatcatcactagATACTGACGGTGCAAACAGCGTCGTTTCGTCTGTGGACATTGTCACCGGTGAGGTAGAGGATGACTCTGTACCGAAGGATAAGAGTCAGGCGGTAGGGTGGCCACCTGTGTGTTCTTATAGGACAAAGAAGAACAACAATAAAGAATCATCGAAAGCGATAGGGTACGTGAAAGTGAGCATGTGCGGTGTGCCATACTTGAGGAAGGTTGACCTTGGTACCAGCAAGGGTTATACTCATCTAGCCACCGTTCTTGAGAAACTCTTCGACTGTCTTGGTCTAGGTTAGTCCTGTTCATTTCGGTAGTTATATTGTCATGAATGAGAAAATAATCCTTCATATTGAGTCCGATATGAGATTTAGGAAAACACAATCATTTTAAAGTTGATCATATCATAAAAATTCGACAATTTGGAAGTTATGCGACCTATATAGAATAGTTCTCTCTGAAGTTTGAGGTCCAAAACAAATGTTTCATTCGGTTGTACCCAGAACCGGATCCTATCGTCCTGCTCATTTCCATCACGATTATCAAAAAATTATGAGTTGGAGCCTTTTGCGTATAAATTTTGCAGGAGTAGCATTGAAGGAGGGGGAGAAATTTGAATACGTTATTATATACGAGGATAAGGATAGAGATTGGATGCTCGTCGGAGATGTTCCTTGGGAGTACGTTTATATAACCCTACATTTTATGATCATATTTTGCTTATATGACTATCGATTATTAACTTTATTGAAATAAAAAGCCACATGCaaatttttctttctaaaagaTTGAAGTTCTATTTTAATGTTGGCAGGATGTTCAAAGAGTCATGCATGAGGCTGAGGATCGTGAAGAGATCAGATGCAACCGGTTTTGGTCTGCAGCGAGATTTATCATTGCAACTTGAGTAAAAATTTAATgctatttacaaaaaaaaaaactcgagtAAAACTGTCCATTATTGTAGATTttcaagatatatatattttttttatgatcaTGGTGGATAAGAGAAATGTTTGCTTCAAGAATAAATAAATTTCTTGATGATCATAGTGGATCATAttgtatgttttatatttacCTTTAAAGGTTTTTAGTCTCACGTAGACTAATAGATCCATACAATGTaagttgtttttttaataatcaaGTTGTATTATTGCCGTATAATCCTATACATGAAGTATGTTATAGTTTTCTTTTATCTGCCGATCCAGAAAATCtgattttcttcttttgtaaatGGAGTAATAAAATTGTAGAAACCAATGAACCTTCTcaattcatttaaataaaaacaaaaaaaaaacgtaaaagtTTTCACATGCACGTAAAGTTGGGTGAAGGTTCTAACTACTTTGTCGGTCCAAATAAATGATGCATATCTTTATTAAATGATCATATCAAAGTAGGTAACAGATTTGAAGTTTATATATACTTCATACACTACAATGAATCCAACCCCTTAACTTATCGTCAGGACaccgaaaagaaaaaaatgaaggcACCTTCACAACAGGACATGGCTTACTTCGACCACATCAAGAAACGGCAAGATGATAAAGGCTGTTTATACGCAACGTACGTACTAGTATAGAATCTTCTCTATCTTTTTGTTTGTCTTGTAAATTCCTCTtatgatttttcatttttgtagttTTTGATGAAATCAATATGTTGTTGCAGGCTTTACGGATTGTTCTGTTGCTGTTGCTGCTACGAGACATGTGATTGTTGTTGCTGCGTCTGATTCTTATGATCATCTTATAATAGTATTATCTTTATGTGTCCCTGTTGTTTTATCCAAATCTTTTCTATGTAATAAAGCGCCACAAATGGGAGAAGTTGGGTTAAGGTTTAAATTTTGGGAATGGTTGGTTGGGTTCGGTTCTAATTTAATCCGAGTGTGGTTTGGCTCTagattaaaatatgtaataaaaattaaataaagagattttaaattatatatatatttgtatacttTATTGTTTTGTGCATCAGTGCATGTAGTCAAATGAAAATACTTTATTGATGTAAAAGGACGTTCTGGAAGCAAGCAAACAAGAGAGGTTTTATTGTCTTTACATTCCACAGTAAGTTTTGAGAGCAGATTGAGATCTTTGTCCAGCTTCTGTGTAGTAGAATTTAAGGAATTCAACATGATCAAAGGGCTTAAAGAGTCGAGGATGCTCTTCGTCCACGAGCTCATCTGGTGAACTCACTATATGTCCTGCTTTCGGAATCGAGAACAGCCCGAGGGAGTATCTCGTCTCTGTTCCAGTCATCATGACACGGTGATATGGAGAGTGTAATCGACCATTCAGCAATGCCTATGACATACAAAAACATCACTTAGCTGTTATTAGAGCAGGTTCCGAGTATAGCCAAGTAAAACATTGATCTTAGGCTTCCAAaatttttaagtaaatatatatgaaCATAAATCTACAAactgttttaattattttttactaaattGTTTAAAGCTTCTAAAGTTTCAAGATCAGTCATGGTTGTTATTGTGTTCAAGCATTGATTCTGTTTTAAAAGGAAGGTAAAAGCAAAGGCTTCTTACATGGAGAGAATCTCCTATCATGACGATGAAAGAGTCTTCTGATGGCTTCACATTGATCCAGTTCTTGTCTTTGGTCTGCACCTCAAGACCTTCAACATGGTTTTGGTAAAGTATAGTGACAATGTTTTTGTCGGTATGAGCGTTTAGCCCTAGTTTGGTCTCTTCTGTATCAGGTCCTGTGTACTTCATAACTCGAAAGAGGTAGTTCGTTGACTGAAGATGTTCATCGATGTACTTCACGAGTCCAAAGCTCTCCATGATCATTCTTCTTATAGTTATGTCTAGCTCTGATAACTTCTTTGAAAACGAATGGATCGTTGCGCTGGTAGTaacgaattttttttatcaaaaacatgTTCATACTAATGGTAATAAAGAATATAAGTTTACTGACCTGAAGCTTGTGTTGCCTTGAGGCCATAGCTTTTCAGTAAAGGCTTCAACTTTGTCTACAACATCAGAGTCATCAATGCCCATGCTCTCGTACAGTGGCACCATTGGGTATTGACCAACGTATCCATGGAAAGGTTTCTTGGATACGTTTCTCAGTTTGGTCTGTAAAGGTAAGTCGAAAAGCTCTTCCAAGGCCTTGAAAATCGATTTTCGTAACTCGATAGGAactttatcgaaagaagcctCGAAACAGCCGTAGTCTTGAAGAGCTTTCTGGACATCAGCTTTGGTTAAGTCCCATTGGGGCTCTCCTGGTTTCAGGTTTTGGTTTGAGAAATCGATGACCGGGAGGTGAAGAGGAAGGAGAGGAGTTTCAGAACCCATTTTTTAAGAGAAAGATCGTTGGATATGGAGTTACTCAAGTGAAATGTAAcaagttacatatatatatatatatatatatatatatattattgaattACGCCTCAAGGAATCTATGTTCTGATGATTCTCCGCACAAGATGTCAAATGTCTCTATGATTATGAAAATGAAGGGGTTGTTTGGCGTGAAGGTTGTTAAGACTTTAATGGCCTTTACAGTTAAAGTTTATATTAAAGCAACCAGACTTCTATATTTGAGATGTATCACTTTTATAGTTGAGGTTTTATgcaatttaaaaacaattagtTTAGGTAAATAGGTGAATCAGTTTCAGTATacaatgtaaatatatttttatgttttttttatctccatttatgaaaaattgtttttGCAGCCACAGTTAATTACCAAATCTCTCAAGTTGAGAATACTCTTTCTATCTTTTCATGTGGAGAAAGAATTTTATGACCCTGAAGTCAATTATTTCAGAGGCAATTGAAGACAAAACATCACTATCACATCTGGTATGaactttgttttaatatattctgAAAACACTGAATATTTTCAGCTCATTGATTTGATTTAGAGAATCTTCTCAAGCTATGACACAACTATATCCTACTAGAGAACATACGTAAGAGCATGTTTAATGGGAGGGGGTTCTTACCGAAATATAAAAACccgtctcttaatttttaaaagttaaaaaccggTTTTTATATTCCGATAAGAACTCCAGCCTAAGAAAATCCATTAAACATGCTCTAAACACAACTCAAGAGTCAAAACAGAGAGAAGTTTTCTTATTTCATGAGACTACAGTAAGTCCTGAAACAAGATAGATCTCTCCTTTGATCCCTTGCACTCCTTTGATCCCTTGCAGGTGAACTTATAGTATTCTTCAAAGGTAATCACCTTATACTCCGAAGGACTGGAAAAAAATTGTTGTTTATCAAGGTGAGATCGGTCATATTCTTCAAAATAGAATAGCtttgctttttgttttgttctgtaaTAAATTCGTTTTAATCTTTGTATAGTGCAGTAGTGTTATTTTTATCGTTCTCTTGAAAAAGCCTTTTGTTACAACAAGTAGATAGTGTGGTACACACGTTACATGCACGCATGATTATATGATAACATATACAATGCTTAGACCATTTCTAAtggtttattctattttttcttctaaaataaagtaattctaaactctattttaaaggaaaaaaatagagtgaggTTGGAGATAATCTTAGGATACAAACTGGATCTCTCCTTCAGGATCTCTCGCATGTGAACTTATATTATTCTTCAtattctttactttttttttttctgagaatACCTTtgctatttttcttttgttctgtaataaatttgttttaatctTTGTATAATTTTTATCCTTCTCCTGAAAAGTCTTTTATTACAACACGTGGATAGTGTTGTACACATTAAAGCCTTTTATTACAACACAAGTGGATAGTTTGGTGCAAAAAGATTATGTTACGTGCACGCAAGTGActaacaaaacaacaaaaactcaattcatgaaatttattatttattatgatGGAGATGGGTTTTACATGGAAACAATTTAAAATCAGATCCTTGAGAGCAGATAGTAGATCTCGCCTTTTTTCAGCTTCTTCCTCAGCGGTGAACTGAATGTATCCTTCAACATCTTCTCTGGTCCATTGATTAATTCCTCTGTTTTCAGAACAGCGAAAGGTTCCCGAGTGCCTTGTGTTTGTTACCATCAGATCGTTCAGAAATACCtattaaacatattttaatttcgGTACTATCAAAAATTGCATACTTTGTAACTTAAGCATGTATACGAAA
This genomic window contains:
- the LOC103871181 gene encoding probable 2-oxoglutarate-dependent dioxygenase AOP1, translated to MGSETPLLPLHLPVIDFSNQNLKPGEPQWDLTKADVQKALQDYGCFEASFDKVPIELRKSIFKALEELFDLPLQTKLRNVSKKPFHGYVGQYPMVPLYESMGIDDSDVVDKVEAFTEKLWPQGNTSFSATIHSFSKKLSELDITIRRMIMESFGLVKYIDEHLQSTNYLFRVMKYTGPDTEETKLGLNAHTDKNIVTILYQNHVEGLEVQTKDKNWINVKPSEDSFIVMIGDSLHALLNGRLHSPYHRVMMTGTETRYSLGLFSIPKAGHIVSSPDELVDEEHPRLFKPFDHVEFLKFYYTEAGQRSQSALKTYCGM
- the LOC103871179 gene encoding auxin-responsive protein IAA6, with the translated sequence MAKEGLGLEITELRLGLPVDNNGERLVSGSKKTKRVFSEMMISSSLDTDGANSVVSSVDIVTGEVEDDSVPKDKSQAVGWPPVCSYRTKKNNNKESSKAIGYVKVSMCGVPYLRKVDLGTSKGYTHLATVLEKLFDCLGLGVALKEGEKFEYVIIYEDKDRDWMLVGDVPWEMFKESCMRLRIVKRSDATGFGLQRDLSLQLE